TAAAGGCTGGAAGGACTATGTTTCGAGCGGTTTTGAGTGACGATAGCGGAATGATTGAGCTTGTGTGGTTTAATAACAGGTTTGTGAAAAATGGTATTCACATTGGCGATGAGATTACAGTTTATGGGAAAGTGAGAAAGACTGTAAAATTTCAGCTTGTAAATCCTGAGTATAAAAAAATCAATCAAGCTAGTTTTGATATGCAGGAACAAAAGCAGATATTACCTATTTATCCGTCTACTGAGTCGCTCAGACAGCAGGCAATTAGAAAAGTTATGGAAAATGCCCTAATGGATTACGGATATTTGTTGCAGGAAAATCTACCAAAGGAATTTTTACAGAAGGAGAAACTGCTTGGAAGAAAAGAGGCAGTTTTAAATATTCATTTTCCAGAAAATGAGGAAAAGCAAAGCAAAGCACGGAAAAGATTTATGCTGGAGGAAATTTTTCTTCTGGAAATGGGAATTTTGCAAAATCGTTTTAGTGTTGACAAGGCAAATAAGAATATTTATAAACTTGAAGACAACAAAAGTCTTGTGAGCAAATTTATAAAGGGTCTGGATTATGATTTGACAAAAGCTCAGAAACGTGTAATAAAGGAAATTTATTCTGAATTAAAGGCTGGAAAGATTGTAAATAGGCTTATTCAGGGGGATGTTGGTTCTGGAAAGACGATTGTTTCATTTATAATGCTTCTTTATATGGTGGAAAACAATTATCAAGGTGTAATTATGGCACCGACAGAAATTCTTGCCACACAGCATTATTTAGGAATTGTAGATGAATTTATGAATCTTGACATACGAGTGGAACTTTTGACTGGAAGTGTGAAGGGAAAGAAAAAGGAAAAACTGCTAAATGAGATAAAAGAAGGACTTGTTGACATTGTAATTGGAACACATTCTCTAATAGAGGACAATGTAATTTTCAAAAATCTTGGGCTAATTGTAATTGATGAACAGCATAGGTTTGGGGTAACACAGCGAAAACTTTTACGTGACAAGGGAAATCTTGCCAATTTAATTGTTATGAGTGCCACTCCGATTCCACGTTCACTTGCACTTACAATTTATGGAGATTTAGATGTATCAATTATTGACGAGTTGCCTGCTGGGAGAAGTCCGATTAAGACAAAATGGATACAAAATGAAATTGACAGACAAAAAATGTATAACTTTATGGAAAAGAAAATGAAAGAGGGACGGCAAGTATACATAGTATCGCCATTAATTGAAGAAAGTGAAAGCCTGAATGTAAAATCAGCACAGGAAACATACGAAGAATACATTTCAATTTTTCCAAATAGAAAAATTGGGCTTATGCATGGACGGCAAACTTACAAGGAAAAGCAGAAAGTCATGGAACAGTTTAAAAATCACGAACTTGATATTCTAGTTTCCACAACAGTAATCGAAGTTGGAGTAAACGTGCCAAATGCCTCAATTATGGTAATCCGTGACGCTCAAAGATTTGGACTTTCTTCCCTTCACCAGCTACGTGGAAGAGTTGGACGTGGAAAATATCAGTCCTACTGCTTTTTAGAATCTGAAACAACAAATGAAATTTCAACAAAAAGACTGGAAGTTATGGAAGAAACAACAGATGGATTCAAAATCGCCGAAGAAGATTTAAAGCTGCGTAATTCAGGAGAAATCTTGGGAACAAGGCAAAGTGGAGTATCTGATATGCTTTTTACCGACATTGTAAAAAATGTAAAAGAAATCAAATTTGTACGTGATTTTGTAATAGAATATCTGGAAAAAAATGATGGGAAAATAGAAAATGAATTTTTGAAAATGGATATTTATAAGAAGTTTTTTAGCAATGAAACGGAATAATGAAATGAATTGTAAAATTATTTTTAAATAAAATTATTATATTTAAATTTTAGGATTTTACATTTGGAAAACATTAAATAAGCAAAATTTCGTTAAAGGAAAAATAACTGTTTGAGCGTAGTTTTTACGAAGCGAGTTTTATTTTTTCTTTATAAGAAAGTTTTGCGTAAAGCGGGGTTGTAAGGGCATAGCGTTTGATGCCCTTACGTTACAAAAAATTGAGTAAAAAAATATAAAAATTATTATTAATCATAATATTTATAAATAAAATTATAAAAGTCTTTAAGATAGATACTTAAGAATTAAACTTTATTTTTTAAATAGTGTTTAATATAAGTTAGATTTATTTAATGTTACTAATTTATTTTTGGAAAAATTTCAAAATGATAAGGAGAAGTTTTGTGAAACAGTATTTGGCAGATTTTGGGCTGCTTTTTGTAGGGATATTTTGGGGACTTGGATTTGTATTTGTGAAGATTGGGCTGAATACAGGAGTTGATCCGTTTTATTTGTCAGCGGTTAGATTTCTTGTGGGAGGGATTATTCTTTATGGGATTTTCTTTAGAAAAATAGGAAAATTCACAAAAAATGATGTTCTTGCTGGAGTAATTGTTGGAATTTTTCAATTTTTTGGATACGCTTTTCAAACTTATGGGGCAATGCTCACGACTGCTAGTAAAAATGCCTTCTTTACATCAATTAACGTTATAATTGTTCCTTATATTTTTTGGTTTTTGCACAAAAAACGTCCTGATATTTTTGCATTTCTGGCTTCGGTTATTTGTGTAATGGGAGTTGCTGTGATAAGTTTTGACAGGAAGATGAATCTTGCAAATCTTAATTTTGGCGATATTTTGACAATTATAAGTGCGATATTTTTTGCAGGGCAAATTGCTACGAATGGATATTTCAGCAAAAAAGTTGAACCTTTAAAACTTGTCATTATGCAGATGTTTGTAGCGGGAATATTGTTTGTGGCAAATATTTTTATCTTTTCAGATACGAGCAAAATTCAAAAGCCTACAGGAATGATGCTGATTGCGATAATTTATTTAACAATCTTCTCAACGGCGATACCAACAGTATTACAGACATTCTGTCAAAAATATACAACTTCCACAAGAGCTTCAGTGCTAATGTCAACAGAATCACTTTTTGCACCACTTTTTGCATTTTTTATATTAAGTGAAAGATTATCACTTAGAGTGGCAATTGGGGCTGGATTAGTACTTTTTGCAGTACTTGTATCGGAAACAAAATTCGGATTTAGGAAGTTAATTGATTGAAAAATTTAATTTTGATATTTATAACATTCTGTTGAAATTAGTAATTTTAAATTTCTAGAAATAACAACTTTTTTAGTTTATTGAAATAATTGTTATAAGTAAAATTTATCAAGCAAAATTTCATTAAGAGAAAAAGAACTGTTTGAGCTTTTGGAATGTATTTAAAGTAAAATTTATTTTTCATATTAGAATAGTCGAGTATTCAAAAACAAGTTTTCATTTATAAGAAAGTTTTGCGTCAAGCGGGAGTAGTTCGTAGAACTTTCGCCATAATTGTTAAGTGCTAATCAATTCAAAGATGTTAAAGTAACTGATATTGTGAAATAAGAGATATGGCGTTTGATACCTCTGCGTTAAAAAAACTAATATGAAAAATTCAGAAAAACAATTAGCTTGGTAGTAGAAATAATTTAAAATAAAATTTAAATAAAAAATTAATTGATGTTTTGTATTAAAATTTATCAAATAATATGATAAAATAAAATGGGTAATAATGAGTTTAATAAGGAGAGAAAAAATAAAAATGAAAATAGTTTTATATGGACATCCAACTTTACGTGAAAAATCAGAAAAAGTTGACGTAGTTGATGATAATATAAGAGAAATTTTAGATGAAATGGTTGCTCTTATGAGAAAAGCCAATGGAGTGGGACTTGCTGCAAATCAGGTGGATATTGCCAAAAGATTTTTTGTGCTGGAACACGAAGGAGTTGTAAAAAAAGTTATTAATCCAGAAATTTTGGAGTTTTCTGAAGAAATTGCAGATATGGAGGAAGGATGCTTGAGCATTCCTGGAGTTTTTAAGAAAGTAAACCGTCCTGCGAAAATTAAAGTGAAATATTTGAATGAAAATGGGGAAGAAGTCATTGAAGAACTCGATGAAATGTGGGCTAGGGCATTTCAGCACGAATTTGATCACATAGAAGGGATCCTGTTTACAGACAAACTTTCGGTTATGAATAAAAGATTAGTTGCTAAAAAATTAGATGTTCTAAAGAAAGATTTTGCAAAAGGCAGAATTTACAGGGACTTGGACTAATAAAGTCAGGAAAGTGAGAAATTAAATGAAGACAATATTTATGGGAACACCAGAATTTGCAATACCAAGTCTGGAAGTTGTATTTAAAAATACTGAATTACAGCTTATTTTTACAAAAGAGGATAAAATAAATGCCAGAGGAAATAAAATTATATTTTCTCCCGTAAAGCAGTTTGGAATTGATAATAATGTGGAAATTATTCAGCCCAAAAAAATGAAGGATGAAGAAGTTATAAACAAAATTAAGGAAGTGAATCCTGATTTAATCGTAGTTGTAGCTTATGGAAAAATTTTGCCAAAAGAAATAATTGATATTCCAAAATATGGAATAATAAACGTGCATTCTTCACTTTTGCCGAAATATAGAGGAGCTTCGCCTATTCATTCCGCTATTTTAAATGGGGACACTGAAACAGGTGTAAGCATAATGTATATTGAGGAAGGGCTTGATTCTGGAGATGTAATTTTAAAGGAATATTGTAAAATTGCAGAAGATGATACGCTTGGGACTCTGCACGATAAATTGAAGAATTTGGGAGCGGTTGGACTTGAAAAAGCGTTGAAACTGATTGAAAATGGGGAAGTTCAGGCAGAAAAGCAGGATGATAGCAAAGCCACTTTAGTAAAGCCGATTACAAAGGAACAGTCAAAAATCAACTGGAATAGCACAAAAGAAGTTATCTACAATCAAATTCGTGGATTAAACCCATTTCCAGCGGCACATACTTCCAACGAAAAAGGTGAAAACATAAAAATTTACAAAAGTGAAAAAATTGAAAAAAAATATGAAGATGAATCAGAAAATGGTACAATTGTCGAAATTATCAATAAAAAAGGGCCTGTTGTAAAAGTCGCAAATGGAGGATTATTGATTTTGGAGGCAAAATTTGAAGGGAAAAAACTTCAAAAGGGAGTAGATATTATTAATGGACGTAAAATGGTAATTGGAGAAAAATTATTGTATAGCAATTCTAGTTCAAAATAAGAATGGAAGGCTAGATTGTAATTTTCTAATTTTCATAGGAGGAAATATGAAGTTAAAAAAAATGGAAATTTCTGAAAGAGTTGTACAAAGATTGACAGAATATTTATCTATTCTAAAAGAAGTCCGAAAACAGTATAACGAAATAAATTCCATCGAACTTGCTAAAATTATGAACACTACTTCTGCTCAGGTACGTAAAGATTTATCAACATTTGGTGAGTTTGGTGTACGAGGGAAAGGTTATGATATAGATAATCTGATAGAAATTATTACAAAAATTCTTGGAATTGATAAAATTAACAATGTGATAATTGTAGGACACGGTAAGATGGGAGAAATGCTTTCTTCAAATCTCGATGTTCTAGGTGAAGGATTTAAAATTGTTGGGATATTTGACAAGGATAAGAATAAGATTGGGAAAACAGCTGCTAATAATTTAATTGTTCAGGATATACAAAATGTTGATGAATTTATAAAAAATATGAAGAATAATTCTGATACAAGAATTGAAATGGCTATTTTAGCAGTTGTAAAAGAACAGGCGCAAATTGCAGCAGAAGGTCTTGTAAAAAGTGGAATTTCTGCAATACTTAACATGACAACTTATAAATTGGAATTAGATAAAAACATAAAAGTTGTAGATATGGATATTTCAGCAAAGTTACAGGAATTAAATTTCTGGAGAATAAATAATATAAGCGAAAAAATATAATATCGAAAGGAGAACCTGTTAAATTTAATTTAGCAGGAAAGCTATGACTATAATTGATGGAAAGGCACTTTCAGAAAAGATTTTGATAGAAATTGAACAGGAACATAGTGAACTGGAAAAGAAAGTTGGCAGAAAAGCTGGACTTGCGGTAATTATAGTAGGAGAAAATTCTGCTTCACAAATTTATGTAAGAAATAAAATAAAAGCTTGTGAAAGAGTTGGATTTTATTCTGAAACAATTAGACTTGATGAAAATATTACAGAAGAAAATTTACTTTCAGAAATAAAAAAATTAAATAATAATAGCAATATAGACGGAATTTTGGTACAATTACCACTTCCTAAACATATTGATGAATTAAATATTGTAAATGCAATTTTAGCTGAAAAGGATGTTGATGGATTTCATACGACAAACATTGGTAAAATGATGATTGGAGATGAATCAGGATTTTTGCCTTGCACACCAGCTGGAGTGATTCAGATGTTTGAAGAATATAATATTGATTTGAAAGGAAAAGATGTCCTTGTGATTGGACAAAGTAACATTGTGGGAAAACCAATGACACTTTTGTTAATGCAAAGGCACGCAACGGTTCAAACTTGTAATTCAAAAACAAAAAATCTATCTGAAAAATTACAAAAAGCAGATGTAGTAATAGCAGCCGCAGGTTATCCAAAATTAGTAAAAGCATCTGATGTAAAGGAAGGTGTAGTTGTGATTGATGTTGGAATAAACCGTGTGGATGGAAAGTTATGTGGAGATGTGGATTTTGAAGAAGTTTCTAAAAAAGCCTCTTTCATTACTCCAGTTCCCGGCGGTGTTGGTCCAATGACAATTGCAATGCTAATAAAGAATACGTTTAAATCATATAATCAAAAAATAAATAAGACTAAATAAAAAGAAAGTGAGAAAATTAATGAAAGATAAAATTAAATTTATTGAAAAATTAGCCGAAAGTATGAATGAAAATAAAATTGAATCAGTAAAATACGAAGACAATAATTTTGAAGTTTCATTGACTAAGAAAAAGAAAGAAAGAAATGTCATAGTAAATAATGCGTTAGCTCAACCTATGACTACAGCACCATCAAATATTCCGCAGGAAGTACAACCGCAAGAAACATCTGCACCAGTACAGGAAGCATCTTCTGAAGAAATTTCAGGAACACAAATTACTTCCCCAATGGTTGGTACTTTTTATGCATCACCATCGCCAACAGCTTCTTCATTTGTAAAAGAGGGGGATTCCGTTACAGAAGGACAGACACTTTGTATAGTAGAGGCAATGAAACTTATGAATGAAGTAAAATCAACAGTTGCAGGAAAAGTAAAAAAAATACTTGTTAAAGACAAGGATAGTATAAAAAAAGGTCAGACATTAATGATTATTGAATAATTTTTATAAAAATAAAAAATAAAGAAGGGATAAAATTTGGAAGAGAAGAGGATTTTGTTAGATATTATTCTATTATTGGTTTTATTGTTTTTTACATCGTTTTTATCAGCTGCAGAGTCAGCATTGTCATCGCTTAAGCAGATACATTTAAAAAGTGATTCAAAAGAAAAGGAGAAAACAAAGGAAAGCGAACTTTTAAAACTTTGGCTGGAAAATCCAAATGAATTACTTACAACACTTCTGTTTGTGAAGACAATCTCTTATTCTTCAATGGTTTTTACAGGAGTTTATTTAATAAAAAGAATTTATGCAGAAAATCTTTTTGTAGGAATTTCATTTTTTGTGTTAATTGTTCTTATCCTGATATTTTCTGAAATGGTACCGAGGCTGATAGCAAGAAACAACATCTACGGAGTTTCTAAAACATTAATAATTCCGTTAAATACAATACGAATTGTATTAAAACCGCTAATTCGCTTATTTATACATATTTCAAGATTTATTGTTGGAATATTCAAGATAAAGGTAAAAGATCAAATGTTTGAAATAACAGAAGATGAAATTTTAACATTTTTAAAGGCGGGAACAGAAAGCGGTGTGTTTGAAGAAGGCGAAGAGGAAATGATTACCAGTATTTTTGAATTTTCCGAAACAACAGTCAAGGAAATACTTACTCCACGAAGAGATGTATTTGCATTGGAAGCAGAAAGCAAAATAGATGATGTATGGGATGAAATTTTAGATCAAGGTTTTACACGTATCCCAATTTACACAGAAACAATTGACAAAATAGTAGGAACAGTCCATATGAAAGATTTACTCCGTTACGATAAGCAAACTGGAGAAAATCCTCCAATAAAGGATTTTATGAAAGAAGCCTACTTTGTTCCAATTACAAAATCTTTGATAGAATTGCTAGAAGAATTCAAGTTAAAGCAGCTTCATATGGCAATAGTTATTGATGAATATGGAGGAACACAGGGAATCGTAACAATTGAA
This window of the Leptotrichia hongkongensis genome carries:
- the recG gene encoding ATP-dependent DNA helicase RecG translates to MKTYNLLYENLENVKIKGVTKTNIPKFRKLGVFTLYDLLYFFPRAYENRSNHKKIVEILADEFVILQGTVVNVVNQYIKAGRTMFRAVLSDDSGMIELVWFNNRFVKNGIHIGDEITVYGKVRKTVKFQLVNPEYKKINQASFDMQEQKQILPIYPSTESLRQQAIRKVMENALMDYGYLLQENLPKEFLQKEKLLGRKEAVLNIHFPENEEKQSKARKRFMLEEIFLLEMGILQNRFSVDKANKNIYKLEDNKSLVSKFIKGLDYDLTKAQKRVIKEIYSELKAGKIVNRLIQGDVGSGKTIVSFIMLLYMVENNYQGVIMAPTEILATQHYLGIVDEFMNLDIRVELLTGSVKGKKKEKLLNEIKEGLVDIVIGTHSLIEDNVIFKNLGLIVIDEQHRFGVTQRKLLRDKGNLANLIVMSATPIPRSLALTIYGDLDVSIIDELPAGRSPIKTKWIQNEIDRQKMYNFMEKKMKEGRQVYIVSPLIEESESLNVKSAQETYEEYISIFPNRKIGLMHGRQTYKEKQKVMEQFKNHELDILVSTTVIEVGVNVPNASIMVIRDAQRFGLSSLHQLRGRVGRGKYQSYCFLESETTNEISTKRLEVMEETTDGFKIAEEDLKLRNSGEILGTRQSGVSDMLFTDIVKNVKEIKFVRDFVIEYLEKNDGKIENEFLKMDIYKKFFSNETE
- a CDS encoding DMT family transporter, producing MKQYLADFGLLFVGIFWGLGFVFVKIGLNTGVDPFYLSAVRFLVGGIILYGIFFRKIGKFTKNDVLAGVIVGIFQFFGYAFQTYGAMLTTASKNAFFTSINVIIVPYIFWFLHKKRPDIFAFLASVICVMGVAVISFDRKMNLANLNFGDILTIISAIFFAGQIATNGYFSKKVEPLKLVIMQMFVAGILFVANIFIFSDTSKIQKPTGMMLIAIIYLTIFSTAIPTVLQTFCQKYTTSTRASVLMSTESLFAPLFAFFILSERLSLRVAIGAGLVLFAVLVSETKFGFRKLID
- the def gene encoding peptide deformylase, with protein sequence MKIVLYGHPTLREKSEKVDVVDDNIREILDEMVALMRKANGVGLAANQVDIAKRFFVLEHEGVVKKVINPEILEFSEEIADMEEGCLSIPGVFKKVNRPAKIKVKYLNENGEEVIEELDEMWARAFQHEFDHIEGILFTDKLSVMNKRLVAKKLDVLKKDFAKGRIYRDLD
- the fmt gene encoding methionyl-tRNA formyltransferase — its product is MKTIFMGTPEFAIPSLEVVFKNTELQLIFTKEDKINARGNKIIFSPVKQFGIDNNVEIIQPKKMKDEEVINKIKEVNPDLIVVVAYGKILPKEIIDIPKYGIINVHSSLLPKYRGASPIHSAILNGDTETGVSIMYIEEGLDSGDVILKEYCKIAEDDTLGTLHDKLKNLGAVGLEKALKLIENGEVQAEKQDDSKATLVKPITKEQSKINWNSTKEVIYNQIRGLNPFPAAHTSNEKGENIKIYKSEKIEKKYEDESENGTIVEIINKKGPVVKVANGGLLILEAKFEGKKLQKGVDIINGRKMVIGEKLLYSNSSSK
- a CDS encoding redox-sensing transcriptional repressor Rex — protein: MKLKKMEISERVVQRLTEYLSILKEVRKQYNEINSIELAKIMNTTSAQVRKDLSTFGEFGVRGKGYDIDNLIEIITKILGIDKINNVIIVGHGKMGEMLSSNLDVLGEGFKIVGIFDKDKNKIGKTAANNLIVQDIQNVDEFIKNMKNNSDTRIEMAILAVVKEQAQIAAEGLVKSGISAILNMTTYKLELDKNIKVVDMDISAKLQELNFWRINNISEKI
- the folD gene encoding bifunctional methylenetetrahydrofolate dehydrogenase/methenyltetrahydrofolate cyclohydrolase FolD, producing MTIIDGKALSEKILIEIEQEHSELEKKVGRKAGLAVIIVGENSASQIYVRNKIKACERVGFYSETIRLDENITEENLLSEIKKLNNNSNIDGILVQLPLPKHIDELNIVNAILAEKDVDGFHTTNIGKMMIGDESGFLPCTPAGVIQMFEEYNIDLKGKDVLVIGQSNIVGKPMTLLLMQRHATVQTCNSKTKNLSEKLQKADVVIAAAGYPKLVKASDVKEGVVVIDVGINRVDGKLCGDVDFEEVSKKASFITPVPGGVGPMTIAMLIKNTFKSYNQKINKTK
- the accB gene encoding acetyl-CoA carboxylase biotin carboxyl carrier protein produces the protein MKDKIKFIEKLAESMNENKIESVKYEDNNFEVSLTKKKKERNVIVNNALAQPMTTAPSNIPQEVQPQETSAPVQEASSEEISGTQITSPMVGTFYASPSPTASSFVKEGDSVTEGQTLCIVEAMKLMNEVKSTVAGKVKKILVKDKDSIKKGQTLMIIE
- a CDS encoding hemolysin family protein codes for the protein MEEKRILLDIILLLVLLFFTSFLSAAESALSSLKQIHLKSDSKEKEKTKESELLKLWLENPNELLTTLLFVKTISYSSMVFTGVYLIKRIYAENLFVGISFFVLIVLILIFSEMVPRLIARNNIYGVSKTLIIPLNTIRIVLKPLIRLFIHISRFIVGIFKIKVKDQMFEITEDEILTFLKAGTESGVFEEGEEEMITSIFEFSETTVKEILTPRRDVFALEAESKIDDVWDEILDQGFTRIPIYTETIDKIVGTVHMKDLLRYDKQTGENPPIKDFMKEAYFVPITKSLIELLEEFKLKQLHMAIVIDEYGGTQGIVTIEDLLEEIVGEIRDEFDQEEENIQQIREKIFDIKGDTPIEEVNDKLDIEIPLSEEYDTISGYIQDKLGKVADVFDQVKDDKFILKVTDMDNKRVERVRAIIIDQEEEREK